AGCCGCTTCAGTTTCCGCCACTTCTGAAGGAATTTCTCCAACTTGGGCTCGGTATCGAGGCAGTCGTACCACTTGTTGAACACGGCGGTTCCCTCGCGGTCGTCGCGGTCGAGACCGTCGAACATCGCGAAGATGTCGTTGATGAGTGCCTCGTACTGCTCGATGAACTCGTCCTTGTCCTCGTCAAGGTAGGCGTCCATCTCGTCCTCGGCGTACTCAAACATCCCATCGATGTCACGAGTGATGCCCGTGTAGTCGATGATTTCACCAAACTCCTTTCCCTCCTGTGTTCGGTTTGTTCGCGCAATCGCCTGCAGGAGGTTGTGGTTCTGAATAGGGCGGTCAAGGTACATCGTCCGCAGAATAGGTGCGTCGAAACCCGTCAACAACATATCGCACACCACGAGCATCAGTGGAGACTCGCCCGGTCGCTTAAACTCGTCCACGATGGATGTGCGTTCCTCCGTCGTTGTGTGGAACTGCGCGAGTCGCTCATCGTCGTCGGGTTGACGGCCATCGGTTTCCTCGCCTTTACCGCGCTGCTCGCGGTCGGCTGTGTCTCGCTCGTCGGCCGGGAGCGTGCTATCTCGCTTTTCTTCGCAACAGGGCTCCGAAACCTCGGTATCGGTGTCGCGGTCGCGACGACGTTGCCAGTCAAGGGAGCTGTCGTGGCGGTGGTCGCCTTCTACGTAGTCCAGCAGCTCACCGCTGCGGTTGCCGCCGAGGGACTTCACGAATCTGTTCTTACGTCTCTTGTGCGCCCGCTGCCTCTCGACGACTGAAAATAAGACCTCCGCTACATCCTCGGGTTGGAATGTCGGACCACGTACAACTCGATGGAGATTTCGAACCGGTGTGTGATCTCTTTACGAGACGGGTTCGAACCGGTAGCCGTCCCACTCCTGGTCGACGTCTTCCGGCTTGATGCCGGCACCGGGTTCACGCACTTCCTCGACGTAGACTGGTTCGACGGTATCGCCAATCTCGATATCCTCTGTCGTCACTCCTCCGAGTGCGCGGACGGCTTCGCCGTCGACGTCGAACTCGACGATGGCGAGCATATTCGGCTGGCGGACGCCAGGTGGCGTCGCCGTACTCTTCGTCCACGTGACGACCTCGGCGGTTCGCTCGCTCAGGTCGATTGCCTCCTCCTGCGGTTCGCCACACTCCGGACAGAGCGGATGTCCTGGGAACGTAGCGTGTCCGTTCTCACAGCGGTATGCGTCGAATCCCATTGTTAGTTCGCCTCCATGATAGTCGTAATCACACAGTTGCCGAAACCACCAACGTTACAGGCCAGTCCGGTATCAGCGTCGACCTGCCGTGGACCGGCTTCGCCCATGAGTTGTTCGTAAATCTCGTATCCTTGAGCGACGCCAGATGCGCCCAGTGGGTGGCCCTTTGATTTCAGTCCGCCGGACGTGTTGATCGGCAACTCGCCGTCCTTCTCCGTTCGGCCGTCCTCGATGTGTTTCCACGCCTCGCCCTCGTCGGCGAAGTCAAGTCCCTCCATCTGGAGGAACTCGAGGATGGTGAACATATCGTGGAGTTCGGCCACGTCGATGTCGTCCGGTCCCAGACCCGCCATCTCGTATGCTTCCTGGCCGGACTCGACGACACCGCCCATCGTTGTGGGGTCGTCGCGCTCGTGGACGACGTGCGTGTCCGTCGCGCCGCCGACGCCAGAGACGACAACGTAGTCGTCTGCGTACTCTTCGGCGACATCGACCGGGCAGAACATGAGCGCTGCGCTACCGTCCGTGACGGGACAGAAGTCGTACAGCCGAAGCGGGTCTGCGATAATCGGGCTCTCCATCGCCGTCTCAATGTCAATCTCCTTCTGGAACTGTGCCTTCGGATTGTCGACGCCGTTTTTGTGGTTCTTGATAGCGACTTTTGCGAGACTCTCGCGTGGTGCATCGTACTTGTCGAGATACAGCCGCGCTGTCATCCCGGCAAAGGAGGGGAGAGTGACACCGTGCTTGTACTCTTCAGGATGCGTAATCGACGCGATAACCTCCGTCGACCCGGCGGTGTCCTTGTGGGTCATCTTCTCGCCGCCCACGAGTAGCGTCATGTCGCTGGCGCCCGAAGCGACCGACTGCCAGGCACCGTAGATACCCGCCGCGCCACTGGAACTGGTCTGGTCGATTCGCTGGCTGTAGGCGGGCATGAGTCCGAGGTCGTGGGCGAGGGCGTTCATGATGCCCGTCTGTCCCTCGAACTCACCGCTTGCCATGTTCGATACGTACACGTGTTCCACGTCGTCGGGGGTAACTCCGGCGTCGTCGAGGCACGCTTCGCCCGCCTCCGCGAGTAACTCGCGGACCCAGGCGTCGCGCTCCCCGAACTTCGTCATAGAGCCACCGATAATGGCGACTTGGTTACTCATTGCTCTATAGGGAGGTCTCCGGGAACGGTTGTAAGTCTTGCTGTTGTCGATACTCGATGGCCTCCTGTCGAGAGTATTGGCGACAGTTCTACTCGTCGGATTTCGGGATGACGACAACCGGACACTCGGCGGAAAGCAGTATACTCTGCGTCACACTTCCCAGTAATACCTTTCCAACCGGACTTCGCTGGCGACCGGTCATGGCGATTCCGTCTGCGTCGATATCCGCTACACAGTCCAAAATGGATTCGGTGATGTCGCCGTGTTCGCGTCTGATATCGACCGTGTAGCCCGCCTCAGTGAGGGTTTCCGTGGCCATCGTCACTGTCTCCGGGACCTGCTCTTCCTCGAACAGCGCCTCCGAATCGATATCGATACCCTTCGTCATGAACTGCTCGTCTGGGTCGAACTCTTCAAAGACGTTGACAATTGTAATCCGAGTGTCGGTGCCGATCTGCGGGAAATCGATAATGCCGTCGACGAGCCGCTTCGTCTGACTCTCCTTACGACTGACTGGAACGACTATTCCTGACATACAATAGAGTACTCTCTGCTGGGTCTTATAAGCCCGGGAACTGCTCGGCTATTCGCGCTCTGCGAGCAACTCCTCGAAGGTCTGTACCTGTTCGACCGGGTATCGTCCCTCTGGTGGCCAGCCGATGGCCATGAGCCGGCACGTCTCGTCGAACGGGTTGTGGACGAGGTGTGTGCCAGGCTCGCCGGCGTCGAACTGGACCGTATCCCCCTGTTCGGCGACGAAACGGTCGTCGACAACTTCGACGCGACACCGGCCTGCCGTAACGTGGATAAGCTCTTCTTGGTTCTCGTGGTAGTGAAAGTGGTTCTGTGAGAGTCGTTCACCGGGTTCCAGGATTGCGACGTTGAGGTTGAACGCATCGATGTCGAGTTTCGGTGAGAGTTCCCACCGACGGCCTGGTTTGTCGTCCCGTGTCTCAGACTCGTCTAACTGATATCGCTGCCATCCATCAGACATACTGACCTCTTGTCGAGAATGAAGATAAATCCCCTGCTTACGTCGAAACGGGAGAGAGAAAGATGTGCTGCGTTACTCGGCCGGTTGTCCGAGCCCGAACGTAGTGGGACGGACAAAGTAGACCAAGGCTGCGAAGATGGCGACTCCGAGTAGCGCCTGTCCGATGATCGTCGGGAGGAAGATTGCACCGAGTCCGAGTCCGATGAACACTGGCCGGAGCACCGTGGGAATGTCCTCCGAGATGCGTCCGATGAGACCGATACTCACCGCGACGAACCCGGCGAAGACGACGACGAACATCACTGGCGTCATCGCGCTCGGGTACAGCAGGGCCTCGTTGTAGAAGAACGAGAAGGGGAGCAGGAACATCGGGAACCCGATGCGAAGCGACTCGAAGGCCGTTTCCCAGAACTCCGAGCCGGATATCCCCTGAGCGATGATCACCGACAGTGCGATCGGCGGCGTGATGTTCGAGACGATGGCAAAGTAGAACACGAACATGTGTGCCGTGTACGCCTGCACGCCGATGTTGACGAGCGACGGGGCGACGAGCACGGCCACGATCATGTACGCTGCGGTCGTCGACATCCCCATTCCGAAGGCGATCGACGCTGCCATCGCCAGGAACAGCATGATGATGACCGAGCCACCAGCAACCGACACCAGATACGACGACACCTGCTGAGCGAATCCAGTGACGATGAGCGCTCTGATGACGATGCCGAGACTGGCGAGTAGTATCGTGATATCAAGGGTCGCTTCTGCACCGCGGCGGATACCTTCGAGACTCTCGCGCAGGTACAGCCTGAACTCCGACTGCATGTCTTTTCCTTGCAGGGCAATACCTCGTACGACCTGCACCAGGCGGAGGCCGACGAGCGTGACGATGGCGTAGAAGCCAGCGACCATCGGGTCGGCGCCGACAGGGATGAGCCAGTACAGCAAGACGGCGAACATCCCGATATACTCGAAGGCGCCTGCGACTCCTTTGATCCGGCTCCACCAGCCTTCGGATGTGGAGTTGACCTGGATCTCCATCGAGACGTCCTTACTCGTAATCAGCGAGATGGCGACAGCAACGGTGAGGAAAAACAGGATTGCGGGTGCGGCCGCACCAATGACAATCTCAGCGTAGTTTGGCTCGATGAGTTCGGCCATGAGGAAGGCCCCGGCGCCCATGATAGGCGGAAGGACCTGTCCACCACACGAGGCGACTGCCTCGATGGAGGCGGCGATTTTCGCCCTGTAACCGTTCTCTTTCATCAGCGGAATGGTGAACGCACCAGTCGTCGCGGTGTTCGCTGCGGTCGACCCGTTTATCGACCCCATAAACATACTCGCGGCGACTGCAACCTGTCCAATCTGGACGCGCTTACTCCGAGCAGCGATACGCGTCATCCCCTTGATGAACGACGCCATACCGCCGTACTTCTCCATCAACCCAGCCAGCAGCAGGAAGATGACGACCCACGTCGCAGATATCTGCAAGAGGGTTCCGAACAGTCCCTGCATCTCGACCGTGTTCATCGTAATGATACGACGGGGGGTCAGCCCGCGATGGGCCAGAATTCCCGGCATGTAGGACCCGAAATACGAGTAGACGAGTCCAAACACTACGATACCGCTGATGAGACGGGAGATGTGCAGCAGTGCGATGAAGACCAATACGATGACGAGGACTCCGAGGTACGCCTGCTGGTCGCTGTAGATACCCGCAGCCTGGACGATACTCTGATAATCACGCTGGAATATGTACAGCGGTATGACCGATATAACGCTGTATAGCGCGTACGCGACGGTTTTGGCTTTACCCTTACGGGTGTTCCAGTCACTCTTGAGCATCTGGAAGATGCCCCATAGTCCGAGCACCATCGCAAGGTGAATGATTCCGTGACGAGAGCCCGGAATCGCGAACGTCAGAGAGTACCAGAGGTGATAGAAGAAGAAAATTACTGTTACACCATACAGAAGCAACTCCACAGGGCTTTTTTGCCAGATGGCCTCCGTATAGGTATCGCGGAACTTCTCATCAATAGTCCGCTCGATGTCCGCGAGTGTGCGCTCGCTTTGTTTGTGTTTATCTGTCTCTGAACTCATGAATAAATGTGCCGTAACCAGCTATTTCAGGCTTCCGGTGGTGGGGTGAGGTCGTAGTCCTCCCAGAGACCTTCCTCGGTGTAGTAGTCGTAGGCACCCTTGTGGACCGGGATGTCAGGGTGTAGCTGACCCATGAACTGATCTGGGTCCGGGAAATAGCCCATTACGGAATCTCGGTCGACCAACTCGTCGCCATTCTCGTAGGTGAACTTCGTGATGTCGTAGATGCGGTCGTCGTCGCGGTCGGCCTTCGCCACGTACAGATACGTGAGCGTGAACGTGTCGAGCGGTTCACTGTAGTTCTCGGTGTTCTGTGCGACCGTATCCTCGTCCAGCTGGACGTACGTCAAGTAGGCCAGGTCGTTCTGAAGCTTGTCCCGGGTTGCTTCGGAGATCGGGAGCGGTTCCCAGTTGACTGTTGCGTCGACCTCCTGGAATGCGCCCTGCGGGTTCGTCTTGTTGACTGTCCAGGTAAACATCGCGTCTATCTGACCGGACCGCATCGCGGCCGGCATGTCGGCGAAAGCCATGTATCGGGCGTCGATGTTGTCCATACCAACTTCCTGGTCGACAAGCCATTCGACCGGTGGTCGCGTCCCGGACCCTGCCGAGGAAATAGCAACTGAGCTCCCCTCGAGGTCGTCCCAGCCGTCGACCTCGTCTGCGTTGTACAGGCCGAAGTTGTAGAAGCCCATGTAGCCTCGAATCTGACGGATGTTATCGAAGTCCTGGAGCGGCTCGTCTTCGTACGGGCCAGTGTCGGGGGACGCTGCGAGCAGTTGCGTCGTCGTCCCGCTCAGTTCGAAGTCGCCTCTGTCCATACGTCGATACGATGCACCGGTCCCCTCGGTGATCACCGCGTCGACTTCGAAGTCGAGTGCGTCGTTTTGACTGGCGTACTCCGTCCAGTTTGATCCAATTGCGAACGATGAGGACCCCTCGGAAGAAGTGCCAAGTGTCCAGGCCCCGCCGTCGCCGTCGCCGCCGGCTGACTGGTCGAGACAGCCTGCGAGTCCAAGAACACCTGCGACTGATGCGCCTTTAAGAAAGGAACGTCTGCTGCGGTTCATATCATTTGCCATGTGTCATCACGCCCGAAGAGCAACTCTCCGGACTTGTTCAAACAAGATTTAGCGGGGAAGGATAAAAGTTTGCATCTCAGTTCAATTTTCCCCTTGATACCGTTGGTCACAGTAGCTCAACGTATTGTATTATGTACCACTCCATACGATTGGTCGCGTTAAGTTTGGCGTGAATTGTGGTAGACGGCGAAGGCTTCGAGCCAATTTTGAGCTGTCTCAAGCGCGACATTGCTGAAACTATTCGCAAACGATGATGTTCGACGTTCTATTTCCCAAAAGACACGTTCGATAGCATTCCGATTTCCATGCCGAATCACTCGGAATCGATAGCCATCTTCAGCGAGGACTGGTCCAAGATAGTCTGCGTCATCGACGAGAAATTCCACGTCATTGAGCCTGTATCGCTGGTGTAGATCGGTCAGAAACCATCGCGTCGTCTGTTTCGTTGTGGTCGGATAGAGGCTCACATGAAGGATTTCGTTGGTATATGGATCAACCGCGCCGTACAGCCAGAACTGCTGGCCGTGGAGGCGGATCATCTTTTCATCAACCGCGAGTTGATCCGCAGAAACCGTCGAGATCGGTTGTAGATCGGCTTTATGAACCCAGTTGTGAATAGCGACATGACTCCGATCAACCCCAAATCTTTCGAGATGCTTACTTACCTCTCTCAGTGACATACCGGCTAAGTGACAGCGGATCCCTACTTCAATCGCCCAGCGCGGCGTTCGATCTCGCTCCACAAACGACAAGTCAATCCACGCGATACCTTCGCTGAGGCGGTCGAATTCTGCCATAGACACTCAGAACTCGTCCGCCTCATCCTCTAACTTAACGCGACCATACGATTTGGACGGTGTTTTAATACCCCTCATCCCAATGGTGAGGCATGCGAGCTGCACGATACCACGAATACGGAGACGAGAGTGTACTGACTGCCGAAGAGGACGTTCCGGAACCGACCCCGAGTGATGACGAGGTTCTTGTCCGCGTCGAAGCAGCAAGCGTGAACCCTATCGACACGTACGTTCGCGAAGGAAACGTCGAACCTGCCGGCGGCCTGCCGCACGTCGGTGGGTCCGACATGGCTGGCGTCATCGAGTCTGTCGGCAGCGATGTGGGAGACTTTGCTGCCGGTGACCGTGTCTTTGCAACGGGACTCGGTGTCTTCTCTCCGGGAACGTACGCTGAATACACTGTCGCACCAGCGGACATGCTCGCGCCGCTTCCGGACTCGGTGTCGTTTCAGACTGGCGCTGCAGCTGCGATGGCGTTTGCGACGGCCTGGCGCGCACTCATCGACCGAGGCGAACTCTCGCTCGGGGATGCGTGTCTGGTCCACGGCGCGTCCGGCGGCGTCGGCCACGCAGCTACACAGATTGCAGCAGCGGCAGGTAGCCACGTCGTCGGGACGGCCCGAGATGGTGACCCCGCTTCGCTAGTCCGCTCGCTCGGGGCGGATGCGGTGGTCGACTACCGATCAGAAGACCTGGCAGGTGAACTGGCCGAAGCGACGGACGGCCGCCCACTCGATGTCGTCTTCGAACCCCACGCGGATTCGAACCTGGAGGCGGACCTCACCCGCCTCGAACGCGGTGGGCGTATCGTCATCATCGGCGAGGAATCACCGATTGCTATCGACAGCGGTACGTCGATGACGGCAAAACAAGCTGACGCCGATCTCCGATTCATGTCGATTGTGGCGTCAGCCGAAGACCAGGCTCCGATTCTGCGTCGCGTCGGAGAACTTCTCGCAGACGGGACCTTCACCGTCGAGATCGACCGTACATTCGGCCTCAACGAACTGTCGGAGGCCCACGCTTACCTCCAGTCGTCGGGGACGCTCGGAAAGGTCGTTATCGACACGCAGTCGTAAGCCTATTCGGAGGGAACAACTCCCTCTGCTCGTAATCGCTCGATTTCCGCGTCGTCGTATCCCAGGTCCCGGAGTTTTGCCTCCGTATCTTCGCCCAGCAACGGTGGTGCCTCTCGGAACCCGGACTCCGAGTTTTCGAAGTTGAGGGGGTGTTCGAGTACCTGAATCTCGCCGGCGGCCGGATGTTCCAGTGTCGTCACGGCACCCCGAGCTTCGACCTGCTCGTTCGTCAGGGCCTCCCCGACATCGAAGACGGGACCGACCGGCAGTTCGTGCTCTTCGGCCAGCAGTTCCACCCACTCGTCGGTCGTCTGGGTCTCGAAGGTAGCGGTGAGCTCTTCCTCCAGTTCGTCCATGTGCTCCACTCGCTTGCTGTTCGACGCGAACCGCTCGTCCGATTTCAGCTCTGGACGGTCGATGGCGTCACAGAGTTGTTCCCAGAGACGCTGATTTCCACAGGCGACGTTGAGGTAGCTGTCTTTCGTGGAGTACATCTGGTACGGCGCAAGAACCGGGTCTTTCGTTCCCATCCGCTTTGGCTCTTCGCCTACGAACGATTTTCCTGCCTGCTTGGTCAGCCACGGGAGCGTCGCGTCGAGCATCCCGAGTTCGACTCGGTCACCTTCGCCTGTCAACTCCCGACTGAAGAGGCTACTGACGATACCGAAGGCGGCCCACATCGCGGTAATAAGGTCCGTCTGCGGGATGCCCACTTTTGCGGGGTCCCCGTCCGGGTAGCCCGTCACGTCCATCAGTCCGCCCATCCCCTGTGCCAGGAGGTCGTAACCGGGACGGTCGCTCCAGGGCCCGGTTTCACCGAAGGCGGAGATCGAGCAGTAGATTATCGAGTCGTTGTACTCTTTGATGGTCTCGTAATCGACACCGAGCTTCGCTGCTGTCCCCGGCCGGAAGTTTTCGACGAAGACGTCGGCCTCAGCGGCCAGTTCGTACAGTATCTCCTTCCCTTCGCTGGATTTGAGGTCGAGTTCCACGCTCTCTTTCCCGTAGTTAATTGTCCAGAAGTACGGCGATTCCCCTTCTTCGGCTGCGGAGCGTCCCGGTAACTCGTCGTCGTCGACCTGGACAAACGGCGGTCCCGAGTAGCGGTTGTCGTCGCCGACGCCCGGCCGTTCTATCTTGACGACTTCTGCACCCTGATTTGCGAGCATTAGTGTCGCAAACCCCCCGGTGACAAAAGTTGTCAAATCTAGTACCTTTATACCGTCGAGTATCCGCTTGTCTTCGCTCATGAGAGGGTCACACAGAGAAATCGACGAAGTGGCCAAATAAGCTTTTCCCATAGCATCCTCAACTCTCTCAAACAAAATTGCAATATAAAGCGAGACAATACTAGCCCCTTAGATTCAGAGCCACCGGAGGACAAGGAGGCAGAGACATCCGGTCGCCGCCAGCATAGCCAGTGCGACGAACAGTATCGTTGTCGTCGCGTACGTCAGCAGCGTGCCGGCAATCGTTGCCCCGAGGGCCCCGATGCCGAACATGGCCAGGTAGGTGAAGCCATAGGAGAGGCCGTGACTCTCGCTCGGAACGTGCTCGGCGATGACGACCTGATAGATGGGTGCCGTCGCGTAGACGAAAAATCCGAGCGCCAGACTGACCAGAACCAGCGGCACGAAGCCCTGTCCTTGGACGAGAATAAAGAGGAGGGCAAGCACAACGAGCGAACTCAACGCACCGAGAAACGCCGTCCGACTCGGGATACGGTCGGTGAGTTTTCCGCCGGCGTACTGTCCCGCGATTCCGAAGGTCAACATGCTGGTGTAGATATACTCCGCGGGTCCCAACGAGTAGCTCAGAATTGTCAGGTCGTCCAGCGAGGAATTACCCAGTATGTCCGGCAAGAACGTCAGGAGACCACGGTAGTAGGTTCCGTACAGCAGTACAGTGATGAATGCGATGCTGAATCCGACTGTGAACAGCCGACGTGAATCGACAAGTGTCTCTGTGAACGCACCTCGCATCGAGTCCGGGTTATCGCCGTCCTTCGATTTGATATCGTCGAACGAGATCCGCATTCCGACGAAGGCGGCGACAGCCGCTGGGACGAATAGAACTACCGCCGCTATGCGCCAGTGAAACACCGATAGCAGGAGAGCTGTACAGAGCGGTCCAGCTGCCGTCCCGATATTGCCGCCAGCACCGTGATAGGCAAACACCGTTCCTCGTTCGGAGGCCCCCCGGCTAATCAACGAGAGTCCTGCAGGATGGTACAAACTTGCAAATGCTCCCCAGAGTACGACACAGGCTGCCAGCGACAGGGGCCCCTGTGCTGCTCCAAGCAGGGCGAAGCCACCACCCATTCCGAGCACGGATAGAAGTATCAGCCGCCGAGACCCGAAATAATCTGAGAGGACGCCACTGACTGGTGCTCCAATTCCAATAAGCGCGTATCCTGCCCCAACTACGAGGCCGGTCAGTGCTGCAGAGAGACCGAATTCGGTTATCCACAGCCCGATGAAGAGCGGAATCGACAACTCGTACGTGTGAAACAGTGCGTGACCGAGCGTCGTGAAACTGGTTATCTGTCTATCGCTGGCCTGCATCTTGAAACGACTTCTACAGACAGCGTACTAATAGGTTGCCATCACCTGACCGAATGCTGGATATGCAATTCGAGTTCGTTCACCGCTCCGAGAAGTTGTTGTGGCAACTCTTCCATTAGTACGTCCCCTTTCAGACGATGCGCGGGGCCAGAGACGCTCAGCCCACCGAGTACGTGGTCGTCAGAGTCGGTTACGGCTGCGCCCACGGCGTGGACGCCGTTCGTCGTCTCCTGTCTGTTAAACGCGTACCCGCGTTCTCTGATCTCTTCGAGCCGTCCGAATAATTCGGATTCGTCTGTTATCGTGTTTTTGCCTGTTTTTGGCAGTCCTTTGCGGTCGAGGATTTCGTGAACGCGCTTTTCGGGGTAGGCCGCCAGAATCGCCTTCCCAGCAGCGCTGCAGTGGAGAGGACCGCGTTTCCCATTCTGTGCACCCGTTTCGACGGCACTCTGTCCGACCGAGGTGTACAGGTACACTCGTTCGCCGTTCTCGTTGACGATGAACTGCGTTCGTTCACCCGTATCAGTGGCCAGATCGTCGACAGTACTTTTGATACTTGGATATGCGTCCCAGTTTCGCTGTGCGTACCCACCGACGGTGAGAAACATGAGCCCGATCCTGTACTCCCCGTCTTCCTGTACGACGTATCCACGCTCTTGCAGTGTTACAAGATGTCTGTGGACGGTGCTCGTCGCTATTCCGAGGTACTCGGATAGCTCTTCCAGGTCTGCTCCATCTACTTGTCGCAGCGTGTCGACTATCTCAAGCGATGTTTCCGTCGTTTTCGCCCGCGTTTTTACGCTGTCATTCATACTCACACGTAGAAGACCACCCATGATAAATCTTGCATACTCGGATAGAGGGGAGAGACGTCCAGTATGGCCAGTCCCAGACCAGATACTCGCTTCTGCCGAAAATGTGCCGCTATAACGGTCCCACAAAGTAGGAAGGTGGATACTCGAGGTCGTGCTTACTTACGTACCATCTATCCACTGAATGCCTGTAAGATTGCTATACTTACAACTGAAAAAAATTACAGACATATTGTTGTAATGGGGAGTGCGAAGACGGTGTCAATTTAACTCCACCAATAAATAATAGAAAAGATATATAAACCGAATTCTACCACGAAGATTATAATTTGGAACCTTCCACTGAAAGAGCCATGTGAAGTCTAATCAGCAAAGAGTCGATGTATTCTATAGGCGAACATCTTGCACCTATTTCACACAATAATTTTAATAGGTTTTAAATTTCGGATATAACTTAGAATGTATAAATATATACTCGAAATTAATAGAAATATCCTACACCATCAGTGTATTACTTTTAAAGTTTGAAATATCGATATGCGAAATTATATTGGA
This genomic stretch from Halorubrum lacusprofundi ATCC 49239 harbors:
- a CDS encoding MFS transporter, translating into MQASDRQITSFTTLGHALFHTYELSIPLFIGLWITEFGLSAALTGLVVGAGYALIGIGAPVSGVLSDYFGSRRLILLSVLGMGGGFALLGAAQGPLSLAACVVLWGAFASLYHPAGLSLISRGASERGTVFAYHGAGGNIGTAAGPLCTALLLSVFHWRIAAVVLFVPAAVAAFVGMRISFDDIKSKDGDNPDSMRGAFTETLVDSRRLFTVGFSIAFITVLLYGTYYRGLLTFLPDILGNSSLDDLTILSYSLGPAEYIYTSMLTFGIAGQYAGGKLTDRIPSRTAFLGALSSLVVLALLFILVQGQGFVPLVLVSLALGFFVYATAPIYQVVIAEHVPSESHGLSYGFTYLAMFGIGALGATIAGTLLTYATTTILFVALAMLAATGCLCLLVLRWL
- a CDS encoding IclR family transcriptional regulator, translating into MNDSVKTRAKTTETSLEIVDTLRQVDGADLEELSEYLGIATSTVHRHLVTLQERGYVVQEDGEYRIGLMFLTVGGYAQRNWDAYPSIKSTVDDLATDTGERTQFIVNENGERVYLYTSVGQSAVETGAQNGKRGPLHCSAAGKAILAAYPEKRVHEILDRKGLPKTGKNTITDESELFGRLEEIRERGYAFNRQETTNGVHAVGAAVTDSDDHVLGGLSVSGPAHRLKGDVLMEELPQQLLGAVNELELHIQHSVR